A stretch of Paenibacillus peoriae DNA encodes these proteins:
- a CDS encoding alpha/beta hydrolase, whose translation MSKKVQLEPAAQKFADDNAKPPFLYDLGPEKGRETVNEVQSGPADKPAADVEDLTIPGGPGGEVKVRIVRPQQVTSDLPVIVYIHGAGWVFGNAHTHDRLIRELAVGSQAAVVFPEYSLSPEAKYPTAIEEIYAVVQWVAQHGREHGLKPDTLTVAGDSVGGNMTAAVTLLAKERSGPTIRQQLLFYPVTDASFDTESYHEFATGYFLSREGMQWFWDQYTTDPNERAQITASPLRATTEQLEGLPRALVITGEADVLRDEGEAYADKLREAGVDVTAARFQGIIHDFVMLNPLSETAAKRGAIMLATSWLRQGFEG comes from the coding sequence ATGAGTAAAAAAGTACAGCTTGAACCCGCAGCACAGAAATTTGCAGACGATAATGCCAAGCCTCCGTTTCTATATGATTTGGGTCCTGAAAAAGGACGTGAAACGGTCAATGAGGTTCAATCCGGCCCAGCAGACAAACCTGCCGCAGATGTAGAAGATCTAACTATTCCAGGCGGGCCTGGCGGTGAGGTGAAGGTCAGAATTGTTCGCCCACAACAGGTGACAAGCGATCTCCCGGTCATTGTATATATTCACGGAGCAGGCTGGGTATTCGGTAATGCTCATACGCATGATCGCCTGATTCGTGAATTGGCAGTCGGCTCACAGGCAGCAGTTGTATTTCCAGAATACAGCTTGTCCCCTGAAGCTAAATATCCGACGGCGATTGAGGAAATTTACGCGGTCGTTCAATGGGTGGCACAGCACGGACGCGAGCATGGGCTGAAGCCCGATACGCTGACGGTAGCCGGAGACAGTGTGGGCGGTAATATGACGGCGGCCGTAACGCTGCTGGCCAAAGAACGTAGCGGCCCTACCATTCGCCAGCAGTTGCTGTTCTATCCAGTGACGGATGCTTCCTTTGACACAGAATCATATCATGAGTTCGCCACAGGATATTTCCTGAGCCGCGAAGGGATGCAATGGTTTTGGGATCAATATACGACGGATCCCAACGAACGAGCGCAGATCACGGCGTCCCCATTACGTGCCACCACAGAACAGCTCGAAGGGCTACCACGTGCGCTGGTCATTACAGGTGAGGCCGATGTGCTGCGCGATGAAGGCGAGGCCTATGCGGACAAGCTACGTGAAGCGGGGGTGGATGTGACCGCTGCACGCTTTCAGGGCATCATCCACGACTTTGTGATGCTGAACCCATTGTCTGAAACCGCGGCCAAGCGCGGTGCGATCATGCTCGCTACCTCATGGCTGCGCCAAGGGTTTGAGGGCTAG
- a CDS encoding glycerol-3-phosphate responsive antiterminator, whose translation MPFQGQRILPAAKHMKQLEGILDSSYEYAVFLDTHVAQLRSLYQMARSRSKQMLLHADLVQGLKNDEYAAEYLCQEIKPFGIISTRSGVIATAKKKGILAVQRVFLLDTIALEKSYALVEKTRPDYIEVLPGVVPPMIKEVSERTGIPILAGGLIRTPEDVEAALAAGATAVTTSNKQLFEHYKQ comes from the coding sequence ATGCCATTTCAGGGACAACGCATTTTACCTGCAGCTAAGCATATGAAGCAGCTGGAGGGTATTTTGGACAGTTCTTATGAGTATGCGGTTTTTCTGGATACGCATGTAGCGCAGCTGCGTAGCCTGTACCAGATGGCTAGAAGTCGCAGCAAGCAAATGCTCCTGCATGCCGATCTGGTGCAAGGCTTGAAGAATGACGAGTATGCGGCTGAATATTTGTGTCAGGAAATTAAGCCATTTGGGATTATTTCGACCCGGTCCGGGGTGATCGCAACTGCTAAAAAGAAAGGAATTCTTGCTGTACAGCGGGTGTTCCTGCTCGATACGATTGCACTGGAAAAAAGCTACGCGCTGGTAGAAAAAACGCGTCCGGATTATATTGAGGTGCTGCCCGGTGTTGTTCCACCGATGATTAAGGAGGTCAGCGAACGCACTGGCATTCCTATTTTGGCAGGCGGACTTATTCGCACCCCTGAGGATGTGGAAGCAGCGTTGGCCGCGGGAGCTACAGCAGTTACGACCTCCAATAAACAGCTGTTCGAACACTATAAGCAATAG
- a CDS encoding aspartyl-phosphate phosphatase Spo0E family protein: MNLEQLEKLMEKERRELNRMADLHGLKDERVLDKSSRLDRIMDKYLHTKRAINQTHS; the protein is encoded by the coding sequence GTGAACCTCGAACAATTGGAAAAACTCATGGAAAAAGAACGCCGTGAACTGAATCGCATGGCTGACTTACACGGATTAAAAGATGAACGTGTATTGGACAAATCCTCCAGACTTGACCGTATTATGGACAAGTACCTTCACACCAAGCGTGCAATAAACCAAACACACTCATAG
- a CDS encoding GGDEF domain-containing protein: MLKELINNFALLTSFLFFGNLFSRKYERYLTNHALIHQILNGLMLGVFSILLMMTGLWIRGHFVVDLRQLAIIISVYIGGSVSGLLTTLIVILYRIYITGGWTDITLTVTVNCFMTLVLSLIFIREKKLALGKWMSAVLGAVVVSLLSAFFVDDPPNLESIIMITTVKILGGLFTYFMMSHIKKTERAIHLLEEAANRDHLTGLYSPRAFDALFEEVLHASKTTKKPFGLVMLDIDHFKKINDTYGHLNGDAVLSQLGILLNRESTTRAYPSRKGGEEFAILLGDCDTEKAANFAEKIRKAVENECFLLNDGTILSLTVSIGAGSSPVIASRRLLEKADEALYEAKRSGRNRVELAKP, encoded by the coding sequence ATGTTAAAAGAATTAATTAACAATTTTGCGTTATTAACGAGCTTCTTATTCTTCGGAAATTTATTTTCCCGGAAATATGAACGTTACCTGACAAATCATGCACTCATTCATCAGATATTAAACGGTTTAATGCTGGGCGTGTTTAGCATTCTGTTAATGATGACCGGTTTATGGATCCGTGGGCACTTTGTGGTTGATCTCCGCCAATTGGCGATTATCATATCTGTTTATATAGGAGGATCGGTATCCGGTCTGCTGACCACCCTGATCGTCATCCTGTATCGTATTTACATCACAGGGGGATGGACGGATATTACTCTGACTGTTACGGTTAATTGCTTCATGACACTAGTCCTTTCACTTATCTTTATTCGAGAAAAAAAGCTAGCCCTCGGCAAATGGATGTCAGCCGTGCTTGGGGCTGTTGTTGTGTCGCTGTTATCTGCTTTTTTTGTGGATGATCCACCCAACTTAGAATCTATAATAATGATCACAACCGTGAAGATTCTTGGCGGCTTGTTCACTTATTTTATGATGTCCCATATCAAAAAAACAGAACGGGCTATTCACCTGCTGGAAGAGGCTGCGAACCGCGATCATTTAACCGGGCTATACAGTCCGCGTGCTTTTGATGCGCTGTTCGAAGAGGTACTTCATGCTTCCAAGACTACAAAAAAACCCTTTGGACTTGTGATGCTAGATATTGACCACTTTAAAAAAATCAATGATACGTACGGCCATTTGAACGGAGACGCAGTCTTAAGCCAACTGGGAATTTTGTTAAATCGGGAATCTACAACAAGAGCATATCCCTCCCGTAAGGGCGGAGAGGAATTCGCAATTCTACTCGGAGACTGTGATACCGAAAAGGCGGCAAACTTTGCCGAGAAGATTCGAAAAGCTGTGGAAAATGAATGTTTTCTCTTGAATGACGGAACCATACTCTCCTTAACCGTATCCATCGGGGCAGGCAGCTCTCCTGTTATTGCATCGAGGCGTTTATTGGAAAAAGCAGACGAGGCATTGTATGAAGCTAAACGATCAGGACGCAATCGGGTAGAACTGGCAAAACCATAG
- a CDS encoding CidB/LrgB family autolysis modulator: MIGLLCIVLTLAIYWMAKRMYRTLPKVYLSPLLITPVVIILILTLTGVNYRSYNSGAHLLSMLLQPATIAFAVPLYRYFPVLKKHATQIVLSVLSGSVVAVLSSMALAKWMHLNSSLLSSLIPRSITTPIAMNVSQTIGGNPTVTAVFVILTGLSGLIIGPVIVKLFRIENEVSRGVLLGTGAHGTGTSKAFEFSLLTGTISSISMVLAALFTLAAAPFLFHLML; the protein is encoded by the coding sequence ATGATCGGTCTTCTATGTATTGTATTGACACTCGCTATTTACTGGATGGCCAAACGCATGTACCGCACACTGCCCAAGGTGTATTTGTCTCCATTGCTCATTACACCTGTTGTTATCATTTTGATTTTGACGCTGACGGGTGTGAATTACCGTTCTTATAATTCGGGCGCTCACTTGCTGTCCATGCTGCTACAACCAGCTACGATTGCATTTGCTGTCCCTTTATACCGATATTTCCCAGTGTTAAAAAAACACGCAACCCAAATCGTGCTTAGCGTGCTGTCTGGATCTGTTGTAGCCGTGTTGTCCTCCATGGCACTTGCCAAGTGGATGCACCTGAATTCTTCGCTGCTGAGCAGCCTGATTCCTCGCTCCATTACGACACCCATTGCGATGAATGTATCGCAAACGATTGGCGGCAATCCGACGGTTACAGCTGTATTCGTTATTCTGACCGGATTGAGCGGTCTTATTATCGGTCCAGTGATTGTAAAACTGTTCCGTATCGAAAATGAAGTCTCACGTGGGGTACTGCTCGGTACCGGTGCTCATGGTACGGGCACTTCCAAAGCATTCGAGTTCAGTTTGCTGACGGGGACGATATCCAGCATCTCGATGGTGCTCGCCGCTCTCTTTACCTTGGCAGCCGCCCCGTTCCTGTTCCACTTGATGCTGTAA
- a CDS encoding ATP-dependent DNA helicase, translating into MTGTGDRMKEPIHISVRPLVEYVHRSGSIHSGFRSNSSMLEGTRVHQVIQKGYKEHDRKEVHLRTEIQYKDELFIIEGRCDGLIELDGVWTVDEIKSISLPLEDIQGDGQPVHWAQAFLYAYMIAREEQHHSMQVQLTYVQAHSEDIRRFRRELSFTEMEAFAQEMIAGYAPYAFLLRAHAEKRDASIAMLNFPFDTYRSGQRTLAGSVYKTIAEGVNLFAKAPTGIGKTVSTLFPAIKAIGEGQVRRVYYVTARTTTRAAAEEAYARMQAQGLHMHVVTLTAKDKICFKDENDCDAGSCSMCEGYYDRINGAVSDILANETLMTRSVIEHYARKHKVCPFEFSLDVAYASDGIISDYNYVFDPRISLKRLLEEHKRKGVVLVDEAHNLVERGRDMFSAEILKSSFLELKREFKLLSSEIAAAASAVNAHMITLRKQYADTGKAVETVAPQEVLELLVPFVEAAERELVTGSSTSRASSESTAYALLLDTYFTAQNMLRIAALYDERYVTYVEAGRSEVRVKLFCLDPSHLLGQAIKGYRSAIYFSATLTPLAYYRDMLGANEEDYTLQVPSPFHQEQWDVRLLPLSIRYRDRERSKGAIADMLAALVVERKGNILVFFPSYPYLREVYEEFMLRDVSANTLVQSPGMTEPERDRFLEAFQPGQERTLLGFAVLGGVFAEGVDLPGDRLNGVVVVGVGLPQIGAERDVLRDYFSEQGRNGFNYAYVYPGMNKVLQAGGRLIRTEHDEGLLVLVDDRFAKEPYASLLPDEWKSYRLTEQAGLRKEWIDYEL; encoded by the coding sequence ATGACCGGAACGGGTGATCGTATGAAGGAACCAATTCACATATCGGTGCGTCCACTTGTGGAATATGTGCATCGGAGCGGCAGCATTCATAGCGGCTTTCGATCGAATAGCAGTATGCTCGAAGGAACTCGCGTGCATCAGGTTATCCAGAAAGGTTACAAGGAGCATGACCGCAAAGAGGTACATTTACGTACAGAAATTCAGTATAAGGACGAATTGTTTATCATTGAAGGCCGCTGTGACGGACTGATTGAGCTGGATGGCGTATGGACGGTCGATGAAATTAAATCGATCTCTTTGCCTCTCGAAGATATTCAGGGTGACGGTCAACCCGTACACTGGGCGCAAGCATTTCTGTATGCCTATATGATTGCTCGTGAGGAACAACATCATTCCATGCAGGTCCAGCTTACTTATGTGCAGGCACACAGTGAAGACATTCGCCGATTTAGGCGCGAGCTATCCTTTACTGAGATGGAAGCTTTCGCGCAGGAGATGATTGCTGGTTATGCACCGTATGCATTCCTGCTGAGAGCACATGCGGAAAAGCGGGATGCCAGCATTGCTATGTTGAATTTTCCCTTTGACACGTATCGTTCGGGTCAGCGAACGCTCGCGGGTTCGGTGTACAAGACGATTGCCGAAGGGGTTAACCTGTTTGCCAAAGCGCCTACGGGTATCGGTAAAACGGTATCCACTTTGTTTCCCGCGATCAAGGCGATCGGTGAGGGGCAGGTTAGGCGAGTATATTATGTAACGGCTCGTACCACCACTCGGGCAGCAGCCGAAGAAGCTTATGCCAGAATGCAGGCCCAAGGGCTGCACATGCATGTGGTGACTTTGACTGCGAAGGATAAAATTTGCTTTAAGGATGAAAATGATTGTGACGCTGGATCATGCAGCATGTGCGAGGGCTATTACGACCGGATCAACGGTGCGGTATCCGATATTTTGGCGAATGAGACGTTAATGACTCGATCGGTGATTGAGCATTATGCGCGCAAGCATAAGGTATGTCCCTTTGAATTTTCGCTGGATGTGGCGTATGCCTCGGATGGTATAATCAGTGATTATAATTATGTTTTTGATCCACGGATTTCTTTGAAAAGATTACTGGAGGAGCACAAGCGAAAAGGTGTTGTACTGGTGGATGAGGCGCATAATCTGGTAGAACGCGGCCGGGACATGTTTTCGGCGGAAATTTTGAAATCTTCTTTTTTGGAACTGAAACGAGAATTTAAGTTGCTAAGCTCGGAGATTGCTGCGGCTGCGAGTGCAGTGAACGCACATATGATTACGCTGCGCAAGCAATATGCAGACACAGGAAAAGCAGTGGAGACAGTAGCGCCGCAAGAGGTGCTGGAGCTGCTGGTGCCCTTTGTGGAAGCTGCTGAACGTGAACTGGTAACGGGGAGTAGTACAAGTCGCGCAAGCAGTGAAAGTACGGCCTACGCATTGCTTCTGGATACGTATTTTACCGCTCAGAATATGCTGCGAATTGCTGCTTTATATGATGAACGGTACGTTACTTATGTGGAAGCGGGACGCAGTGAAGTGAGGGTCAAGCTGTTCTGCCTCGATCCTTCTCACTTGTTGGGACAAGCTATTAAGGGCTACCGCTCGGCCATTTATTTTTCCGCAACGTTGACACCGCTTGCTTATTACCGGGACATGCTCGGAGCAAACGAGGAAGATTATACGTTACAGGTTCCTTCGCCTTTCCATCAGGAGCAATGGGATGTACGTCTGTTGCCGCTCTCCATCCGTTATCGGGATCGTGAGCGCTCCAAAGGGGCGATTGCGGATATGCTGGCTGCATTGGTTGTAGAACGGAAGGGGAATATCCTTGTATTTTTCCCGTCCTATCCATACCTGCGTGAGGTATATGAGGAGTTCATGCTTCGGGACGTGTCCGCAAATACATTGGTACAAAGTCCAGGGATGACCGAGCCAGAGCGGGATCGATTCCTAGAGGCCTTCCAGCCTGGGCAAGAGCGCACCCTGCTTGGCTTTGCCGTACTAGGTGGTGTGTTTGCTGAAGGTGTTGATTTACCTGGGGATCGCTTAAATGGGGTAGTAGTCGTCGGTGTCGGCTTGCCGCAAATTGGAGCAGAGCGGGATGTGCTGCGGGATTACTTTTCGGAACAGGGACGGAATGGTTTCAACTATGCGTATGTATATCCAGGGATGAACAAGGTTCTTCAGGCAGGTGGCAGGCTTATCCGCACAGAGCACGACGAAGGATTGTTGGTCCTGGTAGATGATCGTTTTGCCAAGGAACCGTATGCTTCTTTGCTGCCAGATGAATGGAAAAGCTACCGTCTGACGGAACAAGCGGGATTAAGGAAGGAATGGATAGACTATGAACTTTAA
- a CDS encoding glycerol-3-phosphate dehydrogenase/oxidase, giving the protein MGEQGFAAQERTAVLERMGHEHFDILIIGGGITGAGIALDAADRGLKTALVEMQDFAAGTSSRSTKLVHGGLRYLKQLEVKMVAEVGKERAIVFENGPHVTIPERMLLPFHKGGTFNAFTTSVGLLVYDFLAGVKRSERRRMLDIQATLEREPLLKRDGLKGSGSYVEYRTDDARLTIEVMKEAVTRGALAVNYAKADKLLYDKGRISGASVTDRVTGKPYEIRASLVINAAGPWVDTLREMDRSKEGKVLRLTKGIHLVFDAERFPLKQAVYFDTPDGRMVFAIPRDGKTYAGTTDTVYEGDTAHPRMTVEDRAYVLQAINGMFPDVKLTVTDVESSWAGVRPLIYEDDKSPSEISRKDEIWESRSGLITIAGGKLTGYRKMSELVVDRAVRELGRLHGQSFRACRTRHIPISGGSVGGSAGWDAYVGKQTAAGVALGLSPETARAWAIRYGSNTERLFAIAARSMKETTEKEAALPVEVRVPLLYAMEQEMTVTPSDFFIRRTGALFFQIDEVKRWKQPAIAWMSEHAGWSAAQERQYTAELDAYLYEAVTPLEVEVKQGDVKAI; this is encoded by the coding sequence ATGGGAGAACAGGGATTTGCTGCGCAGGAGAGAACCGCTGTCTTGGAACGTATGGGACATGAGCATTTTGATATATTAATCATTGGCGGCGGCATTACAGGGGCGGGTATTGCGCTGGATGCGGCGGATCGTGGTTTGAAGACAGCACTGGTGGAGATGCAGGATTTCGCAGCAGGTACGTCCAGCCGCTCGACCAAGCTAGTGCATGGGGGTCTTCGCTATTTGAAGCAGTTGGAAGTTAAGATGGTAGCCGAGGTCGGAAAGGAGCGGGCAATCGTATTCGAAAATGGCCCACATGTGACCATACCGGAGCGTATGCTGCTTCCTTTTCACAAGGGCGGCACGTTTAACGCATTTACCACCTCTGTCGGGCTGCTGGTATATGATTTCCTTGCTGGTGTTAAGCGTAGTGAGCGCCGTCGTATGCTGGACATCCAGGCTACACTAGAGCGCGAGCCTTTGCTGAAGCGTGATGGACTGAAGGGAAGCGGCAGCTATGTGGAGTATCGTACAGATGACGCTCGCCTGACGATTGAGGTCATGAAGGAAGCTGTTACACGAGGGGCGCTGGCGGTGAACTATGCCAAGGCTGACAAGCTGCTGTATGACAAAGGACGAATAAGCGGTGCAAGCGTAACGGACCGGGTAACGGGAAAACCATACGAAATTCGAGCTTCGCTGGTTATTAATGCAGCTGGACCATGGGTAGACACGCTGCGGGAAATGGATCGCTCCAAGGAGGGTAAGGTGCTACGCCTGACGAAAGGTATTCACCTAGTGTTCGATGCTGAGCGCTTTCCGCTCAAACAGGCAGTGTACTTCGATACACCGGATGGACGCATGGTATTTGCCATCCCGCGTGATGGAAAAACTTATGCAGGTACGACTGACACGGTGTATGAGGGGGATACGGCGCATCCCCGGATGACCGTCGAAGATCGGGCGTATGTGCTTCAAGCGATCAACGGAATGTTCCCGGATGTGAAGCTGACTGTTACGGATGTAGAATCCAGTTGGGCAGGGGTACGGCCGCTCATTTATGAAGACGATAAAAGCCCTTCAGAAATTTCACGTAAGGACGAAATTTGGGAATCCCGTTCAGGTCTGATCACGATTGCAGGCGGCAAGCTGACGGGCTACCGGAAAATGTCCGAACTCGTCGTGGATCGTGCGGTACGGGAGCTGGGGCGCTTGCATGGGCAGAGCTTCCGGGCATGCCGCACCAGACACATCCCGATTTCGGGTGGCAGCGTAGGCGGCTCGGCGGGCTGGGACGCGTACGTAGGTAAGCAAACCGCAGCAGGTGTTGCACTCGGCCTGTCGCCTGAAACGGCTAGAGCATGGGCAATCCGCTATGGCTCCAACACAGAGCGGCTGTTTGCGATAGCGGCACGCAGCATGAAGGAGACTACCGAGAAGGAAGCGGCACTGCCTGTGGAAGTGCGTGTCCCGCTCCTGTATGCGATGGAACAGGAAATGACGGTGACACCGTCTGATTTTTTCATACGGCGAACGGGAGCACTTTTCTTCCAGATTGACGAGGTGAAGCGCTGGAAACAGCCCGCCATCGCATGGATGTCCGAACATGCAGGCTGGAGCGCCGCGCAAGAACGACAATATACGGCTGAGCTGGATGCTTACCTGTATGAAGCTGTAACGCCTTTAGAGGTAGAGGTGAAACAAGGTGACGTTAAAGCCATCTAA
- the cidR gene encoding cidABC operon transcriptional activator CidR: protein MDIRHLQYFLEVARLRSFTKAAQSMFITQPTISKTIKSLEDELGVALFDRIGKRIELTDAGKVIELQAQAIVKSFQSLSSELSDLMNLKKGHIRIGLPPMVGSSFFPRVIGEFHKAYPDVTIQLFEDGAKKVERDVEAGALDIGVIVLPAVGDMFETFLFVEEKLNLLVHPTHALAECKEVPLSALAEEAFVLFREDFTLHDRIIAECVRAGFQPRVVYESSQWDLISEMVAANLGVALLPEAICRDLDSERLRVLPLVDPVIPWHLGMIWRNDRYLSFAAREWISFTQQLLRTE from the coding sequence TTGGATATCCGACATTTACAATATTTTTTGGAAGTCGCGCGGTTGCGTAGCTTTACAAAGGCAGCCCAGAGCATGTTTATTACCCAGCCGACGATCAGTAAGACGATTAAAAGTCTAGAAGATGAACTGGGGGTCGCTTTGTTCGACCGAATTGGCAAAAGAATCGAACTGACAGACGCGGGCAAGGTCATTGAGCTCCAAGCACAAGCGATTGTAAAGTCCTTTCAGAGTCTGTCCTCGGAGCTGAGTGATTTGATGAACCTGAAAAAGGGACATATCCGTATTGGCCTGCCCCCTATGGTCGGATCGAGCTTTTTTCCGCGTGTCATTGGAGAATTCCATAAGGCATATCCTGATGTGACCATTCAATTATTTGAGGACGGGGCGAAGAAAGTGGAACGGGACGTAGAAGCCGGGGCATTGGATATCGGGGTGATCGTGCTGCCCGCAGTTGGAGATATGTTTGAGACATTTCTGTTTGTGGAGGAAAAGCTGAATTTGCTCGTTCATCCTACGCATGCATTGGCAGAGTGCAAGGAGGTACCGTTATCTGCGTTGGCGGAGGAGGCGTTTGTACTGTTCCGTGAGGATTTTACGCTGCATGACCGTATCATTGCGGAATGTGTTCGTGCCGGCTTTCAGCCGCGTGTAGTGTACGAAAGCTCACAATGGGATCTGATTAGCGAAATGGTTGCTGCAAACCTGGGAGTAGCTCTGTTGCCGGAGGCCATTTGCCGAGATCTGGATTCTGAGCGCTTGCGTGTTCTTCCATTGGTAGACCCCGTCATTCCTTGGCATTTGGGGATGATTTGGCGGAACGATCGCTACCTGTCCTTTGCCGCCAGAGAATGGATATCGTTCACACAGCAATTGTTGCGGACGGAATAG
- a CDS encoding CidA/LrgA family protein, whose protein sequence is MKSFIRGVLQIAVLMAFSLILNAVVSWLHLPIPGSIIGMLILFILLQTGLVRLSWIEVGANWLLAELLLFFIPSAVGVMNYWPMLEHDGMSIMLVVLLGTFLVMACTGMVASLLGKRKEHKSS, encoded by the coding sequence ATGAAAAGCTTCATACGCGGTGTCCTCCAGATCGCCGTCCTGATGGCCTTTTCGCTCATCCTGAACGCGGTAGTCTCCTGGCTCCACCTGCCTATACCCGGTAGTATCATTGGTATGCTAATCCTTTTTATTCTGCTGCAAACCGGCTTGGTCCGGCTAAGCTGGATTGAAGTTGGCGCAAACTGGTTGCTGGCCGAGCTGCTATTATTCTTTATTCCCTCCGCTGTCGGCGTCATGAATTATTGGCCGATGCTGGAACACGATGGTATGAGCATTATGCTGGTCGTGTTGCTCGGCACCTTTCTGGTGATGGCCTGCACAGGTATGGTCGCCAGTCTGCTTGGTAAACGAAAGGAGCATAAATCATCATGA
- the glpK gene encoding glycerol kinase GlpK has translation MEQYILALDQGTTSSRAILFDRQGKVVYKAQREFPQYFPQPGWVEQNANEIWSSILAVIASCLSESGVKASQIAGIGITNQRETVVVWDKHTGLPVYHALVWQSRQTAGICEELKSRGFDHIFHSKTGLLIDPYFSGTKVKWILDNVEGARAQAERGDLLFGTIDTWLIWRLSGGKAHVTDYSNAARTLMYNIYELKWDEELLDILGVPASMLPEVKSSSEIYAHTVDYHFFGQEIPIAGAAGDQQAALFGQGCFDKGMIKNTYGTGCFMLMNTGDEPCDSEHGLITTIAWGLNGQVKYALEGSIFVAGSAIQWLRDGLRMFREAKDSEAYAARVTSTEGVYFVPAFVGLGSPYWDSDVRGATFGLTRGTTKEHFIRAVLESLAYQTKDVLTAMASDSGVPVRSLRVDGGAVMNEFLMQFQSDILDLPVERPAVNETTALGAAYLAGLAVGFWSSLDEVRGYAQSDHTFTPSMSEDVRADLYGGWKKAVHAAMAFK, from the coding sequence ATGGAGCAATACATTCTTGCCTTAGATCAGGGCACAACCAGTTCGCGGGCCATCTTGTTTGATCGGCAGGGAAAAGTGGTATACAAGGCACAACGGGAGTTCCCACAGTATTTTCCCCAGCCCGGGTGGGTAGAGCAAAACGCCAATGAAATATGGAGCTCTATTTTGGCCGTCATCGCCTCCTGCTTGTCAGAATCAGGTGTGAAAGCCAGCCAAATTGCCGGGATTGGTATTACGAATCAACGGGAAACCGTAGTAGTGTGGGATAAACATACGGGTCTGCCTGTATATCATGCACTGGTATGGCAGTCACGGCAAACAGCCGGGATCTGCGAGGAATTGAAAAGCCGTGGATTTGATCATATTTTTCATAGCAAAACGGGACTACTCATTGATCCCTACTTTTCTGGCACCAAGGTCAAATGGATACTCGACAACGTCGAAGGGGCACGAGCTCAAGCGGAGCGTGGGGATTTGCTGTTTGGTACGATTGATACCTGGCTAATCTGGAGATTGTCTGGTGGTAAAGCACATGTAACAGACTACTCCAATGCGGCCCGCACACTCATGTACAACATTTATGAGCTAAAATGGGATGAGGAGCTGCTGGATATTCTCGGCGTTCCTGCGTCTATGCTACCAGAGGTGAAATCATCTTCTGAGATATATGCGCATACGGTGGATTATCACTTTTTCGGACAGGAAATCCCTATTGCCGGAGCGGCAGGCGATCAACAAGCAGCTCTGTTCGGTCAGGGATGCTTTGACAAAGGTATGATTAAAAATACATACGGTACGGGATGCTTTATGCTGATGAATACCGGAGATGAACCCTGTGACTCGGAACATGGACTGATTACGACCATTGCATGGGGGCTGAATGGTCAGGTGAAGTATGCGCTGGAGGGCAGCATTTTTGTAGCCGGATCTGCTATTCAGTGGCTGCGTGATGGGTTGCGTATGTTCCGCGAAGCCAAAGATAGTGAAGCGTATGCGGCGCGTGTGACCTCCACAGAAGGGGTATATTTTGTCCCGGCCTTTGTGGGTCTGGGCAGCCCGTATTGGGATAGTGACGTGCGCGGTGCGACATTTGGTTTGACGCGGGGAACGACCAAGGAGCACTTTATACGAGCGGTACTGGAATCGCTGGCCTACCAGACTAAAGATGTCCTAACTGCCATGGCGAGCGATTCGGGTGTACCTGTGCGTTCATTGCGTGTAGATGGAGGTGCAGTGATGAACGAGTTCCTGATGCAGTTCCAGAGCGATATTCTCGATCTGCCAGTAGAACGACCTGCTGTGAACGAGACAACTGCACTCGGTGCGGCGTATTTAGCAGGACTGGCAGTTGGGTTCTGGAGCAGTTTGGATGAGGTCCGGGGGTATGCGCAAAGTGATCATACCTTTACTCCGTCCATGAGTGAAGACGTGCGGGCTGATCTTTATGGTGGCTGGAAAAAGGCAGTTCATGCCGCAATGGCGTTCAAGTAG